One genomic window of Streptomonospora nanhaiensis includes the following:
- a CDS encoding helix-turn-helix domain-containing protein: MQTNESGGVPGEGVDALLGTVGPRLREVRTRRRLKLADVSERTGLSVSTLSRLESGLRRPSLDVLIPLARLYRVPLDELVGAPATGDPRIHPRPVRRDGMIYIPLAGHGAPVQAFKLILPGRDPGAPIRQSVHGGYEWLYVLTGPLHLKLGADTTVLDGGEAAEFDTRRPHGIASGSDRPAEILILFSPQGEQIHIRDAGGAEGEAGAAAPPEP; this comes from the coding sequence ATGCAAACGAACGAGTCCGGCGGAGTACCGGGCGAAGGCGTCGACGCGCTCCTGGGCACGGTGGGGCCCCGGCTGCGCGAGGTGCGCACCCGGCGGCGGCTCAAGCTGGCCGACGTGTCCGAGCGCACCGGGCTGTCCGTGAGCACGCTGTCCCGCCTGGAGTCGGGCCTGCGCCGCCCCTCCCTCGACGTGCTCATCCCGCTCGCCCGGCTCTACCGGGTGCCGCTGGACGAACTCGTGGGCGCGCCCGCAACCGGCGACCCGCGGATCCACCCCCGGCCCGTGCGCCGGGACGGGATGATCTACATCCCCCTGGCCGGCCACGGCGCGCCGGTCCAGGCGTTCAAGCTGATCCTGCCCGGCCGCGACCCCGGCGCCCCGATCCGGCAGAGCGTCCACGGCGGCTACGAGTGGCTGTACGTGCTCACCGGCCCGCTCCACCTCAAGCTCGGGGCCGACACCACCGTCCTCGACGGCGGCGAGGCGGCGGAGTTCGACACCCGGCGGCCGCACGGGATCGCCAGCGGGTCCGACCGCCCCGCCGAGATCCTCATCCTCTTCAGCCCCCAGGGCGAGCAGATCCACATCCGCGACGCCGGCGGCGCCGAGGGCGAGGCGGGGGCCGCTGCCCCGCCCGAGCCGTGA
- a CDS encoding class I SAM-dependent methyltransferase — translation MATPSEEFWERHYRRADPGWGTRPNAVLADTVPALCPVPGTALDLGCGHGGDARWLASLGWRVTAVDVSATALARLAEAAAADGLADRVTPERHDLAHTFPEGVFDLVAASYFHTPLDLPRERVLRRAAAAVAPGGLLLITDHASVAPWSWNADENPAFPTPQETAAALALPPTWHPERLEAPQRTATGPNGQKAVVTDNVIALRRPTA, via the coding sequence ATGGCAACGCCCAGCGAGGAGTTCTGGGAGCGGCACTACCGCCGCGCCGACCCCGGGTGGGGCACCCGGCCCAACGCCGTCCTCGCCGACACCGTCCCCGCCCTGTGCCCGGTGCCGGGGACCGCGCTCGACCTCGGCTGCGGGCACGGCGGCGACGCGCGCTGGCTGGCCTCCCTGGGCTGGCGGGTGACGGCGGTCGACGTGTCCGCCACCGCGCTGGCCCGGCTGGCCGAGGCCGCCGCCGCGGACGGCCTGGCCGACCGGGTCACGCCCGAACGCCACGACCTGGCGCACACCTTCCCCGAGGGCGTCTTCGACCTCGTGGCCGCGAGCTACTTCCACACACCGCTGGACCTCCCCCGCGAGCGCGTGCTGCGCCGCGCCGCCGCCGCGGTCGCCCCCGGCGGGCTGCTCCTGATCACCGACCACGCGTCGGTGGCGCCGTGGAGCTGGAACGCCGACGAGAACCCCGCCTTCCCCACCCCCCAGGAGACCGCCGCCGCCCTGGCCCTGCCCCCCACCTGGCACCCCGAACGCCTGGAGGCCCCGCAGCGCACCGCCACCGGCCCCAACGGCCAGAAGGCCGTGGTCACCGACAACGTGATAGCCCT